A stretch of the Streptomyces venezuelae genome encodes the following:
- the cseB gene encoding two-component system response regulator CseB, with product MAETHVLFVEDDDVIREATTLALERDGFVVTAMPDGLSGLESFRANRPDIALLDVMVPGMDGVSLCRRIRDESTVPVIMLSARADSIDVVLGLEAGADDYVTKPFDGSVLVARIRAVLRRFGHAGGPGGGEDTPAGERGVLSFGDLEVDTEGMEVLKSGAPVALTPTEMRLLLEFSSAPGTVLSRDRLLERVWDYDWGGDTRVVDVHVQRLRTKIGQDRIETVRGFGYKLKG from the coding sequence ATGGCCGAGACCCATGTCCTGTTCGTCGAGGACGACGACGTCATCCGCGAGGCCACGACCCTGGCGCTGGAACGCGACGGGTTCGTGGTCACCGCCATGCCCGACGGCCTGTCGGGCCTGGAGTCGTTCCGCGCGAACCGCCCCGACATCGCCCTCCTCGACGTGATGGTCCCCGGCATGGACGGCGTCAGCCTCTGCCGGCGCATCCGCGACGAGTCCACCGTGCCCGTCATCATGCTGTCCGCGCGGGCGGACAGCATCGACGTGGTGCTCGGCCTGGAAGCCGGCGCCGACGACTACGTCACCAAGCCCTTCGACGGCTCGGTCCTGGTCGCCCGGATCCGCGCGGTGCTGCGCCGCTTCGGCCACGCGGGCGGCCCCGGCGGCGGCGAGGACACCCCGGCCGGGGAACGCGGGGTGCTGTCCTTCGGCGACCTGGAGGTCGACACCGAGGGCATGGAGGTCCTCAAGTCCGGCGCCCCGGTGGCCCTGACCCCGACCGAGATGCGGCTGCTGCTGGAGTTCTCCTCCGCCCCCGGCACCGTCCTCTCCCGCGACCGGCTCCTCGAACGGGTCTGGGACTACGACTGGGGCGGCGACACCCGGGTCGTGGACGTCCACGTCCAGCGGCTCCGCACCAAGATCGGCCAGGACCGGATCGAAACGGTCCGCGGTTTCGGATACAAGCTAAAGGGATGA
- a CDS encoding M23 family metallopeptidase: protein MSAKPFRNTRIRTAVVATGFGAALALGAAGTAFADEAPQTPLTAKLVAAQADAQAKPAADTAQKASAWKKPVKGYTLTATFGKGGNMWTNKHSGQDFAVPVGTPVKAVSAGTVVKAGPNGGGDGPAYGNAIVIKHANNTYSQYAHLSKIQVKIGQKVAADKQIALSGNTGNSSGPHLHFEIRTTPNYGSAVNPVAFLRAAGVTI, encoded by the coding sequence ATGTCTGCGAAGCCCTTCCGTAACACCCGCATCCGCACCGCCGTCGTCGCCACCGGTTTCGGTGCCGCCCTGGCCCTCGGAGCGGCCGGAACCGCTTTCGCCGACGAGGCCCCGCAGACCCCGCTCACCGCCAAGCTGGTCGCCGCCCAGGCCGACGCCCAGGCGAAGCCGGCCGCCGACACCGCGCAGAAGGCCTCGGCCTGGAAGAAGCCGGTGAAGGGCTACACGCTCACCGCGACCTTCGGCAAGGGCGGCAACATGTGGACCAACAAGCACTCCGGCCAGGACTTCGCCGTCCCAGTCGGCACCCCGGTCAAGGCCGTCTCGGCCGGCACCGTGGTCAAGGCCGGCCCGAACGGCGGCGGTGACGGCCCGGCGTACGGCAACGCGATCGTGATCAAGCACGCCAACAACACGTACTCGCAGTACGCGCACCTGTCGAAGATCCAGGTCAAGATCGGCCAGAAGGTCGCGGCCGACAAGCAGATCGCCCTCTCCGGCAACACCGGAAACTCCAGCGGTCCGCACCTGCACTTCGAGATCCGCACCACCCCGAACTACGGCTCCGCCGTGAACCCGGTCGCCTTCCTGCGCGCCGCGGGCGTGACGATCTAA
- a CDS encoding GntR family transcriptional regulator: MPRETAYLQVADALRARIEAGEWPIGAKLPSRARFAQEYSVGQSVAQRAMERLIIEGFLEGRAGSGTYVRRPRKRLRLVRSRQRAGRAGSPFHAEVAGLGRAGSWESRSEARVPAPEHIAARLGIAPGDPCVRTRYEFLADGRPVQLSESWEPLALTDRTPVALPEMGPLAGAGVVERMRAIGVSVVRAVEVPRPARAGREQANLLGISVGDLITEIERTYYDAAGRAVETADIVVADIRSEIVYEFPVE; the protein is encoded by the coding sequence ATGCCCCGTGAGACTGCGTACTTGCAGGTGGCTGACGCCCTCCGCGCCCGCATCGAGGCCGGGGAATGGCCGATTGGCGCGAAGCTGCCCTCCCGGGCCCGGTTCGCGCAGGAGTACTCCGTCGGCCAGAGCGTCGCGCAGCGTGCCATGGAGCGGCTGATCATCGAGGGGTTCCTGGAGGGGCGTGCCGGTTCCGGTACGTACGTCCGGCGCCCGCGCAAGCGGCTGCGGCTGGTGCGGTCGCGGCAGCGGGCCGGGCGGGCCGGGAGTCCGTTCCATGCCGAGGTGGCGGGGCTGGGGCGGGCGGGCAGCTGGGAGTCGCGCTCGGAAGCGCGGGTTCCGGCGCCGGAGCACATCGCGGCCCGGCTCGGTATCGCGCCCGGCGATCCATGTGTGAGGACCCGCTACGAGTTCCTGGCCGACGGCCGGCCCGTCCAGCTCTCCGAGTCCTGGGAACCGCTGGCCCTGACCGACCGCACGCCGGTGGCGCTGCCCGAGATGGGGCCGCTGGCGGGAGCCGGGGTCGTCGAGCGGATGCGGGCCATCGGGGTGTCGGTGGTCCGGGCGGTGGAGGTGCCGCGGCCGGCCCGTGCGGGCCGGGAGCAGGCCAATCTGCTGGGGATCAGCGTCGGCGATCTGATCACCGAGATCGAGCGCACCTACTACGACGCCGCCGGGCGGGCTGTGGAGACCGCCGACATCGTGGTGGCGGACATCCGCTCGGAGATCGTTTACGAGTTTCCCGTCGAATGA
- a CDS encoding A/G-specific adenine glycosylase → MTVTPTPAPDAGSAHALHSPVIAWFDQHARDLPWRRPEAGPWGVMVSEFMLQQTPVKRVLPVYEQWLARWPRPADLAAEPPGEAVRAWGRLGYPRRALRLHGAAVAITERHGGDVPREHAQLLALPGIGEYTAAAVASFAYGQRHPVLDTNVRRVFARTTTGVEYPPNATTAAERRLARALLPEDEDTAARWAAASMELGALVCTAKSPDCARCPVAGLCAWRLAGKPPHEGPARRGQTYAGTDRQVRGKLLAVLRDAVGPVPQAVLDAVWDEPVQRARALDGLVSDGLVEPLEGGCYRLPHA, encoded by the coding sequence ATGACTGTGACTCCGACTCCCGCCCCCGACGCCGGCAGCGCGCACGCGCTCCACTCCCCCGTCATCGCCTGGTTCGACCAGCACGCCCGCGACCTGCCCTGGCGCCGCCCCGAGGCCGGCCCCTGGGGGGTCATGGTCAGCGAGTTCATGCTCCAGCAGACCCCGGTCAAGCGGGTCCTGCCGGTATACGAGCAGTGGCTGGCCCGCTGGCCCCGGCCCGCCGATCTGGCCGCCGAACCGCCCGGCGAGGCCGTCCGCGCCTGGGGCCGGCTCGGCTACCCGCGCCGTGCGCTGCGTCTGCACGGCGCGGCCGTGGCGATAACGGAACGCCACGGGGGCGACGTACCGCGGGAGCACGCACAGCTGCTCGCACTGCCCGGGATCGGCGAGTACACGGCCGCCGCGGTCGCCTCCTTCGCGTACGGGCAGCGGCATCCGGTGCTGGACACCAACGTCCGCCGGGTGTTCGCCCGGACCACGACCGGCGTCGAGTACCCGCCGAACGCCACCACCGCCGCCGAGCGGCGGCTCGCCCGGGCCCTGCTGCCCGAGGACGAGGACACGGCCGCGCGCTGGGCCGCCGCCTCCATGGAGCTCGGCGCCCTGGTGTGCACGGCGAAGAGCCCGGACTGCGCCCGCTGCCCGGTCGCCGGGCTGTGCGCCTGGCGGCTGGCCGGGAAACCGCCGCACGAGGGGCCGGCCCGGCGGGGCCAGACGTACGCCGGCACCGACCGGCAGGTCCGCGGCAAGCTGCTCGCCGTCCTGCGGGACGCGGTCGGTCCGGTTCCGCAGGCGGTGCTCGACGCGGTCTGGGACGAGCCGGTCCAGCGGGCCCGGGCGCTCGACGGGCTGGTCTCCGACGGACTGGTGGAGCCCCTGGAGGGCGGCTGCTACCGGCTCCCGCACGCCTGA
- a CDS encoding LamG domain-containing protein — translation MTDGTDRTSSPQPDPATGNGGYGYPAGQTPGGYGYPQAGQPNPYQQPQPEPQAWAAGLPAESAGFPPVAPQPDWQQQPPPSFPLQSTDEPDWQALADRNESRRGKKKALIIGASVLAVVLAAGGGGWLLWQGAEEDTPTPPVAVSGSPSPTGGGSGDDKPAGDDDSPTVDGEPNLLRDRNGRLHIALGPDASVAKLDNRSEARFKGSANSYAQGAEPAVDVTKGFTVSARVFNVSERASRMAISQGDGLSYSFELGFEESGGKKSWVFRVQTGDKGAASTAVQAVGDASNGVKEWVLLTGTYDAEKKTIALYVDDKPAGTAAVPNGIWSGPGPVQLGRARHHGIWSGAWIGPLDHVRVWNQTLTPEQVAALKNNKLDRKVKPSHSWL, via the coding sequence ATGACTGACGGTACGGATCGCACGAGCAGCCCGCAGCCCGACCCGGCGACGGGGAACGGCGGCTACGGATACCCGGCGGGGCAGACGCCCGGCGGATACGGGTACCCGCAGGCCGGGCAGCCCAACCCGTACCAGCAGCCGCAGCCCGAACCGCAGGCCTGGGCCGCCGGGCTGCCCGCGGAGTCCGCGGGGTTCCCGCCGGTCGCACCGCAGCCGGACTGGCAGCAGCAGCCGCCGCCGTCGTTCCCGCTGCAGTCCACCGACGAGCCGGACTGGCAGGCCCTGGCGGACCGCAACGAGTCCCGGCGCGGCAAGAAGAAGGCGCTGATCATCGGAGCGTCGGTGCTGGCCGTCGTGCTCGCGGCGGGCGGCGGTGGCTGGCTCCTGTGGCAGGGCGCCGAGGAGGACACGCCGACGCCGCCGGTGGCGGTATCGGGCTCGCCCAGCCCCACGGGCGGCGGCTCCGGCGACGACAAGCCCGCGGGCGATGACGACTCGCCCACGGTGGACGGCGAGCCCAATCTGCTGCGGGACCGCAATGGCAGGCTGCACATCGCACTCGGTCCGGACGCCTCCGTGGCCAAGCTGGACAACCGGAGCGAGGCCCGCTTCAAGGGCAGCGCCAACTCCTACGCGCAGGGCGCCGAGCCGGCCGTGGACGTCACCAAGGGCTTCACGGTCTCGGCACGCGTGTTCAACGTGTCCGAGCGGGCCTCGCGGATGGCCATCAGCCAGGGCGACGGGCTCTCGTACTCCTTCGAGCTGGGCTTCGAGGAGTCGGGCGGCAAGAAGTCCTGGGTGTTCCGGGTGCAGACCGGCGACAAGGGCGCGGCCTCCACGGCGGTGCAGGCCGTCGGCGACGCCTCGAACGGCGTCAAGGAGTGGGTGCTGCTGACCGGCACCTACGACGCCGAGAAGAAGACGATCGCCCTGTACGTGGACGACAAGCCGGCCGGCACGGCCGCGGTGCCCAACGGCATCTGGTCCGGCCCGGGCCCGGTGCAGCTGGGCCGGGCCCGGCACCACGGGATCTGGAGCGGCGCCTGGATCGGCCCGCTCGACCACGTCCGGGTGTGGAACCAGACGCTCACCCCGGAGCAGGTGGCCGCGCTGAAGAACAACAAGCTCGACCGGAAGGTCAAGCCGTCGCACTCGTGGCTCTGA
- a CDS encoding ATP-dependent Clp protease ATP-binding subunit, with translation MFERFTDRARRVVVLAQEEARMLNHNYIGTEHILLGLIHEGEGVAAKALESLGISLEAVRQQVEEIIGQGQQAPSGHIPFTPRAKKVLELSLREALQLGHNYIGTEHILLGLIREGEGVAAQVLVKLGADLNRVRQQVIQLLSGYSGGGKESATAGGPAEGTPSTSLVLDQFGRNLTQAARESKLDPVIGREKEIERVMQVLSRRTKNNPVLIGEPGVGKTAVVEGLAQAIVKGEVPETLKDKHLYTLDLGALVAGSRYRGDFEERLKKVLKEIRTRGDIILFIDELHTLVGAGAAEGAIDAASILKPMLARGELQTIGATTLDEYRKHLEKDAALERRFQPIQVAEPSLPHTIEILKGLRDRYEAHHRVSITDEALVQAATLADRYISDRFLPDKAIDLIDEAGSRMRIRRMTAPPDLREFDEKIAGVRRDKESAIDSQDFEKAASLRDTEKQLLAAKAKREKEWKAGDMDVVAEVDGELIAEVLATATGIPVFKLTEEESSRLLRMEDELHKRVIGQKDAIKALSQAIRRTRAGLKDPKRPGGSFIFAGPSGVGKTELSKTLAEFLFGDEDALISLDMSEFSEKHTVSRLFGSPPGYVGYEEGGQLTEKVRRKPFSVVLFDEVEKAHPDIFNSLLQILEDGRLTDSQGRVVDFKNTVIIMTTNLGTRDISKGFNLGFAAQGDVKTGYERMKAKVNEELKQHFRPEFLNRVDDTVVFHQLSQEDIIQIVDLMIAKVDERLKDRDMGIELSAEAKLLLAKRGYDPILGARPLRRTIQREIEDILSEKILFGELRPGHIVVVGKEGEGEEAKFTFRGEEKSALPDVPPIEATGSGPDLSKGA, from the coding sequence ATGTTCGAGAGGTTCACCGACCGCGCGCGGCGGGTTGTCGTCCTGGCTCAGGAAGAAGCCCGGATGCTCAACCACAACTACATCGGCACCGAGCACATCCTTCTGGGCCTGATCCACGAGGGTGAGGGTGTCGCCGCTAAGGCCCTGGAGAGCCTCGGGATTTCGCTCGAGGCGGTCCGCCAGCAGGTGGAGGAGATCATCGGTCAGGGCCAGCAGGCCCCGTCCGGCCACATTCCCTTCACCCCTCGCGCCAAGAAGGTCCTGGAGCTTTCCCTCCGTGAGGCTCTTCAGCTCGGCCACAACTACATCGGCACCGAGCACATCCTGCTCGGCCTGATCCGCGAGGGCGAGGGTGTCGCCGCCCAGGTCCTCGTGAAGCTCGGCGCCGACCTCAACCGAGTCCGGCAGCAGGTCATCCAGCTGCTTTCCGGCTACTCCGGCGGCGGCAAGGAGTCGGCCACGGCCGGCGGCCCGGCCGAGGGCACCCCCTCGACCTCGCTGGTCCTGGACCAGTTCGGCCGCAACCTCACCCAGGCGGCCCGCGAATCCAAGCTCGACCCGGTCATCGGGCGCGAGAAGGAGATCGAGCGGGTCATGCAGGTGCTCTCCCGCCGGACCAAGAACAACCCGGTGCTGATCGGCGAGCCCGGCGTCGGCAAGACCGCCGTCGTCGAGGGCCTGGCCCAGGCCATCGTCAAGGGCGAGGTGCCCGAGACCCTCAAGGACAAGCACCTCTACACCCTGGACCTCGGCGCGCTCGTCGCCGGCTCCCGCTACCGCGGTGACTTCGAGGAGCGCCTGAAGAAGGTCCTCAAGGAGATCCGCACCCGCGGCGACATCATCCTGTTCATCGACGAGCTCCACACCCTGGTGGGTGCAGGTGCCGCCGAGGGCGCGATCGACGCCGCCAGCATCCTCAAGCCGATGCTGGCCCGCGGTGAGCTCCAGACCATCGGTGCCACCACGCTCGACGAGTACCGCAAGCACCTGGAGAAGGACGCGGCCCTGGAGCGCCGCTTCCAGCCCATCCAGGTCGCCGAGCCGTCGCTGCCCCACACCATCGAGATCCTCAAGGGTCTGCGCGACCGGTACGAGGCCCACCACCGCGTCTCCATCACGGACGAGGCCCTCGTGCAGGCGGCCACCCTGGCCGACCGGTACATCTCGGACCGCTTCCTGCCGGACAAGGCGATCGACCTGATCGACGAGGCCGGCTCCCGGATGCGCATCCGCCGGATGACCGCGCCGCCGGACCTCCGCGAGTTCGACGAGAAGATCGCCGGCGTCCGCCGGGACAAGGAGTCCGCGATCGACTCCCAGGACTTCGAGAAGGCGGCCTCGCTCCGTGACACGGAGAAGCAGCTGCTGGCGGCGAAGGCCAAGCGGGAGAAGGAGTGGAAGGCCGGCGACATGGACGTCGTCGCCGAGGTCGACGGCGAGCTGATCGCCGAGGTCCTCGCGACCGCCACCGGCATTCCGGTCTTCAAGCTGACCGAGGAGGAGTCCTCGCGACTGCTCCGCATGGAGGACGAGCTGCACAAGCGCGTCATCGGTCAGAAGGACGCCATCAAGGCCCTTTCCCAGGCCATCCGCCGTACGCGGGCCGGTCTGAAGGACCCGAAGCGTCCCGGTGGCTCGTTCATCTTCGCCGGCCCGTCCGGTGTGGGTAAGACCGAGCTGTCCAAGACGCTCGCCGAATTCCTCTTCGGCGACGAGGACGCGCTGATCTCCCTCGACATGTCGGAGTTCAGTGAGAAGCACACGGTTTCCCGTCTCTTCGGTTCGCCCCCCGGATACGTGGGCTACGAAGAGGGCGGCCAGCTCACCGAGAAGGTGCGCCGCAAGCCGTTCTCCGTCGTTCTCTTCGACGAGGTCGAGAAGGCCCACCCGGATATCTTCAATTCCCTTCTCCAGATCCTGGAGGACGGTCGTCTGACCGACTCCCAGGGCCGGGTCGTGGACTTCAAGAACACGGTCATCATCATGACGACCAACCTGGGTACGCGGGACATCTCGAAGGGCTTCAACCTGGGCTTCGCCGCCCAGGGCGACGTCAAGACCGGGTACGAGCGCATGAAGGCCAAGGTCAACGAGGAGCTGAAGCAGCACTTCCGCCCCGAGTTCCTGAACCGTGTCGACGACACGGTGGTCTTCCACCAGCTGTCGCAGGAAGACATCATCCAGATCGTCGACCTGATGATCGCGAAGGTGGACGAGCGGCTGAAGGACCGCGACATGGGCATCGAGCTCAGCGCGGAGGCCAAGCTGCTGCTCGCCAAGCGCGGCTACGACCCGATCCTGGGCGCCCGCCCGCTGCGCCGGACCATCCAGCGCGAGATCGAGGACATCCTGTCGGAGAAGATCCTCTTCGGCGAGCTGCGTCCCGGTCACATCGTGGTGGTCGGCAAGGAGGGTGAGGGCGAGGAAGCCAAGTTCACCTTCCGTGGCGAGGAGAAGTCGGCGCTGCCGGACGTTCCCCCGATCGAGGCGACGGGCTCCGGCCCGGACCTGAGCAAGGGCGCGTAG
- the cseC gene encoding two-component system sensor histidine kinase CseC — MKRFTLRTGIRWKITLAIAAVGALIALALSLVVHSAARVSMLDNQRNVQLDRVQFISRNADAGRKPMMGAKINDPELPAPLRDKARGGRRGTYVQENGRALPEVWAAVPLGNGQVLSIHSQFRESADMMRDLDQALVIGSLAVVIGGSALGVLIGGQISRRLRKAAAAATRVAHGDPDVRVRDAVGGVVRDETDDLARAVDAMADALQERLEAERRVTADIAHELRTPVTGLLTAAELLPPGRPTELVRDRAQAMRVLVEDVLEVARLDSASERAELQDVALGEFVSRRVASLMPEATIRIVADEIVSTDPRRLERILGNLLANAARYGRAPVEVDVEGRVVRVRDHGPGFPEALLREGPSRFRTGSTDRAGVGHGLGLTIAAGQARVLGARLTFRNVAGPGGQDRAGEAAGAVAVLWLPEHAPTATGSFPILQLPV; from the coding sequence ATGAAGCGCTTCACTCTGCGCACCGGCATCCGCTGGAAGATCACACTCGCCATCGCCGCCGTGGGCGCCCTCATCGCGCTCGCGCTCAGCCTGGTGGTGCACAGCGCCGCCCGGGTGTCGATGCTCGACAACCAGCGCAATGTCCAGCTGGACCGCGTGCAGTTCATCTCGCGCAACGCCGACGCCGGCCGCAAGCCGATGATGGGCGCCAAGATCAACGACCCCGAGCTGCCCGCCCCGCTGCGGGACAAGGCACGCGGCGGGCGGCGCGGTACCTACGTCCAGGAGAACGGGCGCGCGCTTCCCGAGGTGTGGGCGGCGGTGCCGCTCGGCAACGGGCAGGTGCTGTCCATCCACAGCCAGTTCCGGGAGAGCGCCGACATGATGCGCGACCTGGACCAGGCCCTGGTCATCGGCTCGCTCGCGGTGGTCATCGGCGGCTCCGCACTCGGCGTGCTCATCGGCGGGCAGATCTCGCGGAGGCTGCGCAAGGCGGCGGCTGCCGCGACGCGGGTGGCGCACGGCGACCCCGACGTCCGGGTGCGGGACGCGGTCGGCGGGGTGGTCCGGGACGAAACCGACGATCTGGCACGGGCCGTGGACGCCATGGCCGATGCCCTCCAGGAACGGCTGGAGGCCGAACGCCGCGTCACCGCCGATATCGCGCACGAACTGCGCACCCCGGTGACCGGGCTGCTGACGGCCGCGGAACTGCTCCCGCCCGGCCGCCCCACCGAGCTGGTACGGGACCGGGCCCAGGCGATGCGGGTACTGGTCGAGGACGTACTGGAAGTGGCCCGGCTGGACAGCGCGTCCGAGCGGGCCGAGCTCCAGGACGTGGCCCTGGGCGAGTTCGTCAGCCGGCGGGTGGCCTCGCTGATGCCGGAGGCCACCATCCGGATCGTCGCGGACGAGATCGTCAGCACCGACCCGCGCCGGCTGGAGCGGATCCTGGGCAACCTCCTCGCCAACGCCGCCCGCTATGGCAGGGCGCCGGTCGAAGTGGACGTCGAGGGCCGGGTGGTACGCGTACGGGACCACGGGCCCGGTTTCCCGGAAGCCCTGCTGCGCGAGGGACCGAGCCGGTTCCGCACCGGCTCGACCGACCGCGCGGGCGTGGGCCACGGGCTGGGGCTGACCATTGCGGCCGGTCAAGCCCGGGTATTGGGGGCCCGCCTGACGTTCCGTAATGTCGCCGGACCGGGCGGGCAGGACCGGGCGGGCGAGGCGGCGGGCGCGGTGGCGGTGCTGTGGCTGCCGGAACACGCACCGACCGCGACCGGCAGTTTCCCGATTCTCCAGCTGCCGGTGTGA
- a CDS encoding histone-like nucleoid-structuring protein Lsr2 encodes MAQKVQVLLVDDLDGGTADETVTFALDGKTYEIDLTSANAEKLRGALEEFVKAGRRTGGRAAAGRAKGRAAASAGSPDTAEIRAWAKSHGYNVNDRGRVPADIREAYENRG; translated from the coding sequence GTGGCGCAGAAGGTTCAGGTCCTTCTTGTCGACGACCTCGACGGTGGCACGGCGGACGAGACCGTCACGTTCGCGCTGGATGGCAAGACCTACGAGATCGACCTCACCAGCGCCAACGCGGAGAAGCTCCGCGGTGCGCTGGAGGAGTTCGTGAAGGCCGGTCGCCGCACGGGTGGCCGCGCCGCCGCGGGCCGCGCCAAGGGCCGGGCCGCCGCTTCGGCCGGCAGCCCGGACACTGCCGAAATCCGCGCCTGGGCGAAGTCCCACGGTTACAACGTGAACGACCGCGGCCGGGTGCCCGCCGACATCCGCGAGGCCTACGAGAACAGGGGCTGA
- a CDS encoding SCO3374 family protein, which yields MTSTAPVTVPLPGVAPEGAEAVHAVRGDDHARWYERVLGWPVTGGPPALLVTGELYDVLELPADAGAEVLRRPVTTGPVALAGDRMRFLVAPGGAEELPGLLDWLEWGGVPLELTALGTGGRMAAPVPPGGLPAGPGALTAGGHGPRGAAVWLRPPEPGCEALLPSLAAPGRTAGPDLVRLVGAAATECLRARLAGLGRQPLFS from the coding sequence ATGACATCCACCGCCCCTGTCACCGTCCCGCTGCCGGGGGTGGCCCCGGAGGGCGCCGAGGCCGTCCATGCCGTCCGGGGCGACGATCACGCCCGCTGGTACGAGCGGGTGCTCGGCTGGCCGGTCACGGGCGGCCCGCCCGCGCTGCTGGTCACCGGCGAGCTGTACGACGTACTGGAGCTGCCGGCGGACGCGGGTGCGGAGGTGCTGCGCCGGCCGGTCACCACCGGGCCGGTGGCGCTGGCCGGGGACCGGATGCGCTTTCTGGTGGCCCCGGGCGGCGCGGAGGAGCTCCCCGGCCTGCTGGACTGGCTGGAGTGGGGCGGGGTGCCCCTGGAGCTGACCGCCCTGGGTACCGGCGGCCGGATGGCCGCTCCCGTCCCGCCCGGCGGCCTCCCGGCGGGCCCTGGCGCCCTCACGGCGGGCGGACACGGCCCTCGGGGGGCCGCGGTGTGGTTGCGGCCCCCCGAGCCGGGGTGCGAGGCGCTGCTGCCGTCCCTGGCAGCTCCGGGGCGGACCGCCGGGCCCGACCTGGTACGGCTGGTCGGAGCGGCGGCCACGGAATGCCTCCGGGCCCGGCTCGCCGGGCTGGGGCGTCAGCCCCTGTTCTCGTAG
- a CDS encoding SigE family RNA polymerase sigma factor, which yields MAHGEVLEFEEYVRTRQDALLRSARRLVPDPTDAQDLLQTALVRTYGRWDGIADKSLADAYLRRVMINTRTEWWRARKLEEVPTEQLPDARIEDGSEQRADRALLMDILKVLAPKQRSVVVLRHWEQMSTEETAAALGMSAGTVKSTLHRALARLRQELESRDLDMRALERGDHMRDEGRERCAA from the coding sequence ATGGCGCACGGCGAGGTACTCGAATTCGAAGAGTACGTACGCACCCGGCAGGACGCGCTGCTGCGGAGCGCCCGGCGCCTGGTCCCGGACCCGACCGACGCCCAGGACCTGCTGCAGACCGCACTCGTCCGCACCTACGGACGCTGGGACGGCATCGCCGACAAGTCCCTCGCCGACGCCTACCTCCGCCGCGTGATGATCAACACCCGGACCGAGTGGTGGCGCGCCCGCAAGCTCGAAGAGGTCCCCACCGAGCAGCTCCCGGACGCCCGGATCGAGGACGGCTCCGAGCAGCGCGCCGACCGCGCCCTGCTGATGGACATCCTCAAGGTGCTCGCGCCCAAGCAGCGCAGTGTCGTGGTGCTGCGACACTGGGAACAGATGAGCACCGAGGAGACGGCCGCGGCGCTCGGGATGTCGGCGGGAACCGTGAAGAGCACTCTGCACCGGGCACTGGCCCGCCTCCGGCAGGAGCTGGAGAGCCGCGACCTGGACATGCGAGCGTTGGAGCGCGGTGACCACATGCGTGACGAGGGGCGGGAGCGGTGCGCGGCCTGA
- a CDS encoding BlaI/MecI/CopY family transcriptional regulator codes for MPRPLGELEDAVMTRVWQWNRPVTVREVLEDLQQERSIAYTTVMTVMDNLHQKGWVRREAEGRAYRYTAVSTRAAYSAALMNEAWSTSDNPAAALVAFFGMMSAEQREALRDAVRIVQHDDGDDGDDGDGSDAGDDGHDDAGTEDETDRQGGDPGR; via the coding sequence GTGCCTCGCCCCTTGGGAGAACTCGAAGACGCCGTCATGACGCGGGTGTGGCAGTGGAACCGCCCGGTCACTGTTCGGGAAGTGCTGGAGGATCTCCAGCAGGAACGGTCCATCGCGTATACGACGGTCATGACCGTCATGGACAACCTTCATCAGAAGGGATGGGTCCGGCGCGAGGCCGAAGGGCGCGCCTATCGCTATACGGCAGTCTCGACACGGGCTGCCTACTCGGCCGCACTGATGAACGAAGCCTGGTCCACGAGCGACAACCCCGCGGCGGCTCTGGTCGCCTTCTTCGGGATGATGTCGGCGGAGCAGCGCGAGGCTCTGCGGGATGCCGTCCGGATCGTCCAGCACGATGACGGCGATGACGGCGATGACGGCGATGGCAGTGATGCCGGCGATGACGGCCATGACGACGCCGGCACCGAAGACGAGACGGACCGGCAAGGCGGGGACCCGGGGCGATAG
- a CDS encoding amino-acid N-acetyltransferase: MEDDSPVQSDNGANAKAVTIRRARTGDVPALRRLLDQYVQQRILLDKAPVTLYESIQEFWVAEREADGRVVGCGALHVMWEDLAEVRTLAVDRELKGGGVGHRVLERLLHTAREVGVQRVFCLTFEVDFFAKHGFVEIGETPVDTDVYTELLRSYDEGVAEFLGLERVKPNTLGNSRMLLHL, from the coding sequence ATGGAAGATGATTCGCCCGTGCAGTCGGACAACGGTGCAAATGCAAAAGCAGTGACGATCCGGCGTGCCCGTACCGGTGATGTTCCCGCACTGCGCCGGCTCCTCGACCAGTACGTGCAGCAGCGGATCCTGCTCGACAAAGCCCCCGTGACCCTTTACGAGTCCATCCAGGAGTTCTGGGTGGCCGAACGCGAGGCGGACGGCCGGGTGGTCGGCTGCGGTGCTCTCCATGTGATGTGGGAGGACCTTGCCGAAGTCCGCACGCTTGCCGTCGACCGGGAGTTGAAGGGCGGCGGAGTCGGTCACCGGGTGCTGGAGCGGCTCTTGCACACGGCCCGCGAGGTGGGTGTGCAGCGGGTATTCTGCCTGACCTTCGAAGTCGACTTCTTCGCGAAGCACGGCTTCGTGGAGATCGGTGAGACTCCGGTCGACACGGATGTCTACACGGAGCTGCTGCGTTCCTATGACGAGGGTGTCGCGGAGTTCCTCGGTCTCGAACGAGTGAAGCCGAACACCCTGGGCAACAGCCGGATGCTTCTGCACCTCTGA